In Nostoc sp. GT001, a genomic segment contains:
- a CDS encoding response regulator, with product MTQISVSPMQQTPLLLIVEDSNEDFEALQRFLGRSTIAIAIQRCVNGEQALAFLYRSGSYVERQSAPRPGLILLDLNLPGTDGREVLRRIKQDDNLKMIPVVVFTTSNNPKDIEVCYQYGVNSYIVKPINFAQLKRDIQMLVEYWFEVTTLPDYSQDSL from the coding sequence ATGACTCAGATTTCAGTCTCCCCGATGCAGCAAACGCCACTACTTTTAATTGTCGAGGATAGCAACGAAGACTTTGAGGCACTGCAACGATTTTTAGGGCGATCTACCATTGCGATCGCTATTCAGAGGTGTGTAAATGGGGAACAAGCCTTGGCGTTTCTTTATCGATCTGGCAGCTATGTAGAGCGCCAGAGTGCGCCCCGTCCCGGCTTGATTCTGCTTGACTTGAACCTGCCTGGAACCGATGGACGAGAAGTGTTACGCCGGATTAAACAGGATGACAACTTGAAGATGATTCCGGTGGTGGTGTTTACTACCTCTAACAATCCTAAAGATATTGAAGTATGCTATCAATATGGTGTCAACAGCTATATTGTTAAACCAATCAATTTTGCTCAACTGAAAAGAGATATTCAAATGCTCGTGGAATATTGGTTTGAAGTAACGACATTGCCTGATTACTCGCAGGATTCGTTATGA